One window of Lacerta agilis isolate rLacAgi1 chromosome 14, rLacAgi1.pri, whole genome shotgun sequence genomic DNA carries:
- the FAM117A gene encoding protein FAM117A isoform X2, translating to MAAAGTSSCCRGGLQPLRATVPFQLQHRRGGDGGRAASVPCAAAGPVEKACRNRPPRVRRTSSLDTVLGSYLLGQWPRDAEGAAVAHMSDKSTQIAKLKQQLQRTKLGARNSKEKDQSCPVQGDHSVLSPAKVSPPAPFPALTAVPISPCLHNSLDGLNQELEEAFVKEQGDEELLRILDVPDGHRAPAPLPRSTREALLLRVEHSSSSCSSLSLSPSPSAAFGRSLHTPAQAATEELSPGVLEKPPVEAKGKENGSTSPVLAFALSPRPNHTYVFKREPPEGCEKIRAFEEAAPPSPDQTFLPSCPDKNKVHFNPTGSAFCRFSLVKPFIPSVDFLFRDFSSSPSPMPPGTFSCQPTHTVPILSLRKDSRGDDFGENPKSPPLSLETWKRHQAEDTVLFHSSLVV from the exons cTAGTGTCCCATGTGCTGCGGCTGGTCCGGTCGAGAAGGCCTGCCGGAACAGGCCCCCCCGGGTGAGGCGCACTTCCTCCCTAGACACCGTCCTTGGATCGTACCTCTTGGGCCAGTGGCCTCGGGATGCGGAAGGAGCTGCCGTAGCGCATATGAGTGACAAATCCACCCAG ATTGCCAAACTGAAGCAGCAGCTCCAGAGAACGAAACTCGGTGCCCGGAATAGCAAAGAGAAAGACCAGAGCTGCCCCGTCCAGGGGGATCATAGTGTCCTCTCGCCAGCCAAG GTTTCCCCGCCTGCACCCTTTCCAGCCCTGACTGCTGTGCCGATCAGCCCCTGTTTGCACAACAGCCTCGACGGTCTCAATCAAGAACTGGAAGAAGCGTTTGTAAAAGAGCAAGGAGATGAGGAGCTCCTCAGG ATCCTGGATGTCCCCGATGGCCACAGAGCCCCAGCCCCGCTGCCGAGAAGCACCAGAGAAGCCTTACTACTGCGGGTGGAGCACAGCagtagcagctgcagcagcctctctctctctccgtcccCTTCAGCTGCCTTTGGGCGGTCCCTGCACACGCCTGCTCAAGCAGCGACTGAGGAACTTTCCCCCGGTGTGCTGGAAAAGccgccagtggaggctaagggAAAAG AAAACGGCAGCACTTCTCCAGTCCTTGCTTTTGCCCTGTCTCCTCGTCCCAACCACACCTATGTGTTCAAGCGGGAACCTCCGGAGGGTTGTGAGAAAATCCGGGCTTTTGAGGAAGCTGC GCCTCCAAGCCCTGATCAGACTTTCCTGCCCTCCTGTCCCGATAAGAACAAAGTTCACTTCAACCCAACTGGCTCTGCCTTTTGCCGATTCAGCCTGGTGAAGCCTTTTATTCCCAGTGTGGACTTCCTGTTCAGagacttctcttcctctcccagccCCATGCCACCGGGCACGTTCTCCTGCCAGCCCACTCACACGGTCCCAATCCTCAGTTTGCGGAAAGACTCGAGGGGAGACGACTTCGGCGAGAACCCGAAATCGCCTCCGCTGAGCTTGGAGACTTGGAAGCGGCACCAGGCTGAAGACACCGTCCTCTTCCACAGCTCCCTGGTTGTCTGA
- the FAM117A gene encoding protein FAM117A isoform X1, with the protein MAAAGTSSCCRGGLQPLRATVPFQLQHRRGGDGGRAASVPCAAAGPVEKACRNRPPRVRRTSSLDTVLGSYLLGQWPRDAEGAAVAHMSDKSTQTPVSWHEAEVGKATAHKRSASWSSVDHRREIAKLKQQLQRTKLGARNSKEKDQSCPVQGDHSVLSPAKVSPPAPFPALTAVPISPCLHNSLDGLNQELEEAFVKEQGDEELLRILDVPDGHRAPAPLPRSTREALLLRVEHSSSSCSSLSLSPSPSAAFGRSLHTPAQAATEELSPGVLEKPPVEAKGKENGSTSPVLAFALSPRPNHTYVFKREPPEGCEKIRAFEEAAPPSPDQTFLPSCPDKNKVHFNPTGSAFCRFSLVKPFIPSVDFLFRDFSSSPSPMPPGTFSCQPTHTVPILSLRKDSRGDDFGENPKSPPLSLETWKRHQAEDTVLFHSSLVV; encoded by the exons cTAGTGTCCCATGTGCTGCGGCTGGTCCGGTCGAGAAGGCCTGCCGGAACAGGCCCCCCCGGGTGAGGCGCACTTCCTCCCTAGACACCGTCCTTGGATCGTACCTCTTGGGCCAGTGGCCTCGGGATGCGGAAGGAGCTGCCGTAGCGCATATGAGTGACAAATCCACCCAG ACTCCTGTGTCCTGGCACGAAGCCGAGGTGGGGAAAGCCACTGCCCACAAGCGTTCGGCCTCGTGGAGTAGCGTGGATCACCGCAGAGAG ATTGCCAAACTGAAGCAGCAGCTCCAGAGAACGAAACTCGGTGCCCGGAATAGCAAAGAGAAAGACCAGAGCTGCCCCGTCCAGGGGGATCATAGTGTCCTCTCGCCAGCCAAG GTTTCCCCGCCTGCACCCTTTCCAGCCCTGACTGCTGTGCCGATCAGCCCCTGTTTGCACAACAGCCTCGACGGTCTCAATCAAGAACTGGAAGAAGCGTTTGTAAAAGAGCAAGGAGATGAGGAGCTCCTCAGG ATCCTGGATGTCCCCGATGGCCACAGAGCCCCAGCCCCGCTGCCGAGAAGCACCAGAGAAGCCTTACTACTGCGGGTGGAGCACAGCagtagcagctgcagcagcctctctctctctccgtcccCTTCAGCTGCCTTTGGGCGGTCCCTGCACACGCCTGCTCAAGCAGCGACTGAGGAACTTTCCCCCGGTGTGCTGGAAAAGccgccagtggaggctaagggAAAAG AAAACGGCAGCACTTCTCCAGTCCTTGCTTTTGCCCTGTCTCCTCGTCCCAACCACACCTATGTGTTCAAGCGGGAACCTCCGGAGGGTTGTGAGAAAATCCGGGCTTTTGAGGAAGCTGC GCCTCCAAGCCCTGATCAGACTTTCCTGCCCTCCTGTCCCGATAAGAACAAAGTTCACTTCAACCCAACTGGCTCTGCCTTTTGCCGATTCAGCCTGGTGAAGCCTTTTATTCCCAGTGTGGACTTCCTGTTCAGagacttctcttcctctcccagccCCATGCCACCGGGCACGTTCTCCTGCCAGCCCACTCACACGGTCCCAATCCTCAGTTTGCGGAAAGACTCGAGGGGAGACGACTTCGGCGAGAACCCGAAATCGCCTCCGCTGAGCTTGGAGACTTGGAAGCGGCACCAGGCTGAAGACACCGTCCTCTTCCACAGCTCCCTGGTTGTCTGA